A region from the Benincasa hispida cultivar B227 chromosome 8, ASM972705v1, whole genome shotgun sequence genome encodes:
- the LOC120084245 gene encoding calcium sensing receptor, chloroplastic: MAMKMAITASTIPKHHPPPSLPSSSHRSDSKSQFRPISVSLPASTTLSLLALFSSPYDARALNKDQIVSSLNEVEKTFDQVQEMGSNFFDIAQQVFDSATNVLKPGVDAALPIVKQAGEEALKVASPTISEASKKALEALQGSGIDTEPVLSAAKTVVGAAQQTGKVIEGAKPIASSTVETISTADPLVIAEIAGILALAYLLFPPIWSAISFNFRGYKGELSPAQTLDLISSSNYFLIDIRSEKDKDKSGIPRLPSSAKNQSIAIPLEELPNKLRGIVRNVKKLEAELSAIKISYLKKLNKGSNIVILGSYSDSAKAVAKALTSLGFKNSWIVTDGFLGSKGWLQSRLGTDTYKFSFAEILSPSRVIPSGTKRFGTTSLTSASGQKLLPGTD; encoded by the exons ATGGCGATGAAGATGGCCATCACAGCTTCCACCATTCCCAAACATCACCCACCTCCTTCTCTCCCTTCTTCCTCTCACAGATCCGATTCCAAGTCCCAATTCCGTCCCATCTCCGTTTCTTTACCGGCCTCCACTACCCTCTCTCTCTTAGCCCTCTTCTCTTCTCCCTACGACGCTAGGGCTCTCAACAAAGACCAAATCGTCTCTTCTCTCAATGAA GTGGAGAAGACGTTTGATCAGGTTCAAGAAATGGGTTCGAATTTCTTTGATATTGCGCAACAGGTCTTTGACTCTGCTACAAATGTTTTGAAACCGGGTGTTGATGCGGCGCTGCCGATTGTCAAGCAGGCTGGAGAAGAGGCGCTGAAAGTTGCTTCTCCAACGATTTCTGAGGCTTCAAAGAAAGCCCTAGAAGCACTTCAGGGCTCTGGCATTGACACCGAACCTGTTCTAAGTGCTGCTAAG ACAGTAGTAGGTGCAGCACAACAAACAGGTAAGGTCATTGAAGGTGCCAAACCTATAGCATCATCGACCGTCGAGACGATCTCCACGGCCGACCCTCTTGTAATTGCAGAAATTGCTGGTATCTTAGCCTTGGCATACCTGCTCTTTCCTCCAATTTGGTCTGCCATCTCTTTCAACTTTCGCGGCTACAAAG GTGAACTCTCTCCTGCTCAAACACTTGATCTAATCTCGTCGAGCAATTACTTTCTGATTGATATACGATCCGAGAAGGACAAGGATAAGTCTGGCATTCCTCGCCTTCCTTCTAGTGCTAAGAACCAGTCAATTGCCATTCC TTTGGAAGAACTACCAAACAAGTTGCGGGGCATTGTCCGAAATGTAAAGAAACTAGAAGCTGAACTTTCAGCCATCAAGATTTCATATCTCAAGAAACTTAACAAAGGCTCCAATATAGTGATCTTGGGCTC GTACTCCGACTCAGCAAAAGCAGTTGCCAAAGCACTAACAAGCCTTGGCTTCAAGAACTCCTGGATCGTAACTGATGGGTTTTTAGGTAGCAAAGGTTGGTTACAGAGTCGGTTAGGGACAGATACATATAAGTTTTCATTCGCAGAGATCCTTTCGCCATCCCGAGTCATCCCGTCCGGAACCAAACGTTTTGGGACAACCTCACTGACATCTGCATCTGGTCAAAAATTGCTTCCTGGTACTGATTAA